A stretch of Lathyrus oleraceus cultivar Zhongwan6 chromosome 6, CAAS_Psat_ZW6_1.0, whole genome shotgun sequence DNA encodes these proteins:
- the LOC127096160 gene encoding auxin-induced protein 15A — protein sequence MACMWRKNACSGKKPPSDVPRGHLAVTVGEANRRFVIRTDYLNHPVLQQLLDQAYEGYGFNKSGPLAIPCDEFLFEDILHSLGGGTHTRRSSSHVLTKKLDLCFSKDSVPLLEAFDSKRSNSYKH from the coding sequence ATGGCATGCATGTGGCGCAAGAATGCCTGCAGTGGGAAGAAACCACCATCAGATGTGCCGAGAGGTCACTTGGCTGTGACAGTAGGAGAGGCGAACAGGAGGTTTGTGATAAGAACTGACTACCTGAATCATCCAGTTCTTCAGCAACTGCTAGACCAAGCATATGAAGGATATGGATTTAACAAGAGTGGTCCTCTGGCTATACCTTGTGATGAGTTCCTATTTGAAGATATTCTTCATTCACTTGGAGGAGGGACACACACACGCCGATCCTCTTCGCATGTGCTTACAAAAAAGCTAGATTTGTGCTTTTCCAAAGACTCAGTACCACTACTTGAAGCTTTTGACAGCAAAAGGAGCAATAGCTACAAGCATTAA
- the LOC127096158 gene encoding probable 3-deoxy-D-manno-octulosonic acid transferase, mitochondrial isoform X3 translates to MKSGLVAYKIYRALSYGVSPLIRLHLRWRRFRGLEHLQRWPERLGHPSQPRRPGHLVWFHAVSLGEGMIAIPVIKHCIQKMPHLNVLMTTTTLSALYIFGELWSTDTSEIRFSPVDTPDCISSFLHYWKPNAIVLMESELWPNLIMDASKNGSLFLPLISLMLSKFSLIVPLSTEQGLRFQLLQAPPYIINFSGDLKYVIEDIAVNECGKRNTENLRLQLSHKQVWMASSIHRGEEEIILGVHTVLMQLQTDIVTIIVPRHPQHGREIAKKLEKEGHNVVLRSQHERLKPETNIYVVDTLGELRQLYTLTPIAVIGGSFLPGLSGHNISEAAAAGCAILTGRHVGHFSHMVLEMQQTNPLSVLQVSGKQELEKSLIELFTDTTLLEARRRAAKEAICMLSNDIVTNIWSLLNFHIFSRLFTEMKPPNIIAKTMKSETS, encoded by the exons ATGAAGAGCGGTTTAGTAGCGTACAAGATATACAGAGCCCTAAGCTACGGTGTATCACCGCTAATCCGTCTCCACCTGCGGTGGCGCAGATTCCGAGGCCTGGAACATCTTCAAAGATGGCCGGAGCGGCTAGGCCACCCCTCTCAGCCTCGGCGCCCAGGTCATCTCGTATGGTTCCACGCCGTTTCATTGGGCGAAGGAATGATCGCAATTCCTGTAATCAAACACTGCATTCAGAAGATGCCTCACTTGAATGTGCTCATGACCACCACCACGCTCTCTGCATT GTACATCTTTGGAGAACTATGGAGCACTGACACCTCTGAAATCCGT TTTTCGCCGGTTGATACACCTGATTGCATTAGTTCTTTCCTTCATTACTGGAAACCAAATGCGATTGTACTAATGGAAAGTGAACTCTGGCCAAATCTTATAATGGATGCTTCCAAAAATG GATCATTATTTCTTCCGTTGATTTCATTGATGTTATCCAAGTTTTCCTTGATTGTTCCTTTG AGTACAGAGCAGGGTCTCCGGTTTCAGCTTCTGCAAGCCCCTCCTTATATCATAAACTTCTCTGGTGATCTAAAGTATG TAATTGAAGACATTGCAGTCAATGAATGTGGCAAAAGAAATACAGAAAATCTAAGACTACAACTTTCTCACAAGCAGGTTTGGATGGCTTCTTCCATTCATAGGGGAGAAGAAGAAA TAATATTAGGAGTTCACACTGTCCTTATGCAGCTGCAAACTGATATTGTGACTATTATTGTTCCTCGGCATCCACAGCATGGACGAGAGATTGCCAAA AAATTGGAGAAAGAAGGACATAATGTAGTTCTGAGGTCACAACACGAGAGGTTAAAGCCAGAAACAAATATTTATGTGGTGGACACTTTGG GTGAATTAAGACAGTTGTACACATTAACACCAATAGCTGTAATTGGGGGTTCATTCCTCCCTGGTTTGTCTGGCCATAATATCTCAGAAGCTGCAGCAGCTGGCTGTGCTATTCTGACAG GTCGCCATGTTGGCCATTTCTCCCACATGGTACTGGAAATGCAACAAACAAATCCTCTGTCAGTTCTTCAG GTTTCTGGAAAACAGGAGCTAGAAAAATCTCTAATTGAGCTATTCACAGATACAACACTTCTTGAAGCTCGTCGTAGAGCTGCAAAGGAAGCAATTTGTATGTTGTCCAATGACATTGTTACAAATATATGGAGTTTGTTAAATTTTCATATTTTTAGTAGATTGTTTACTGAGATGAAGCCTCCTAATATCATAGCTAAGACTATGAAAAGTGAAACTTCATAA
- the LOC127096158 gene encoding probable 3-deoxy-D-manno-octulosonic acid transferase, mitochondrial isoform X1: MKSGLVAYKIYRALSYGVSPLIRLHLRWRRFRGLEHLQRWPERLGHPSQPRRPGHLVWFHAVSLGEGMIAIPVIKHCIQKMPHLNVLMTTTTLSALYIFGELWSTDTSEIRFSPVDTPDCISSFLHYWKPNAIVLMESELWPNLIMDASKNGITLALLNARISEKSFNLWSGSLFLPLISLMLSKFSLIVPLSTEQGLRFQLLQAPPYIINFSGDLKYVIEDIAVNECGKRNTENLRLQLSHKQVWMASSIHRGEEEIILGVHTVLMQLQTDIVTIIVPRHPQHGREIAKKLEKEGHNVVLRSQHERLKPETNIYVVDTLGELRQLYTLTPIAVIGGSFLPGLSGHNISEAAAAGCAILTGRHVGHFSHMVLEMQQTNPLSVLQVSGKQELEKSLIELFTDTTLLEARRRAAKEAICMLSNDIVTNIWSLLNFHIFSRLFTEMKPPNIIAKTMKSETS; this comes from the exons ATGAAGAGCGGTTTAGTAGCGTACAAGATATACAGAGCCCTAAGCTACGGTGTATCACCGCTAATCCGTCTCCACCTGCGGTGGCGCAGATTCCGAGGCCTGGAACATCTTCAAAGATGGCCGGAGCGGCTAGGCCACCCCTCTCAGCCTCGGCGCCCAGGTCATCTCGTATGGTTCCACGCCGTTTCATTGGGCGAAGGAATGATCGCAATTCCTGTAATCAAACACTGCATTCAGAAGATGCCTCACTTGAATGTGCTCATGACCACCACCACGCTCTCTGCATT GTACATCTTTGGAGAACTATGGAGCACTGACACCTCTGAAATCCGT TTTTCGCCGGTTGATACACCTGATTGCATTAGTTCTTTCCTTCATTACTGGAAACCAAATGCGATTGTACTAATGGAAAGTGAACTCTGGCCAAATCTTATAATGGATGCTTCCAAAAATGGT ATAACACTGGCACTGTTAAATGCTCGGATTTCTGAAAAATCCTTTAATCTTTGGTCAGGATCATTATTTCTTCCGTTGATTTCATTGATGTTATCCAAGTTTTCCTTGATTGTTCCTTTG AGTACAGAGCAGGGTCTCCGGTTTCAGCTTCTGCAAGCCCCTCCTTATATCATAAACTTCTCTGGTGATCTAAAGTATG TAATTGAAGACATTGCAGTCAATGAATGTGGCAAAAGAAATACAGAAAATCTAAGACTACAACTTTCTCACAAGCAGGTTTGGATGGCTTCTTCCATTCATAGGGGAGAAGAAGAAA TAATATTAGGAGTTCACACTGTCCTTATGCAGCTGCAAACTGATATTGTGACTATTATTGTTCCTCGGCATCCACAGCATGGACGAGAGATTGCCAAA AAATTGGAGAAAGAAGGACATAATGTAGTTCTGAGGTCACAACACGAGAGGTTAAAGCCAGAAACAAATATTTATGTGGTGGACACTTTGG GTGAATTAAGACAGTTGTACACATTAACACCAATAGCTGTAATTGGGGGTTCATTCCTCCCTGGTTTGTCTGGCCATAATATCTCAGAAGCTGCAGCAGCTGGCTGTGCTATTCTGACAG GTCGCCATGTTGGCCATTTCTCCCACATGGTACTGGAAATGCAACAAACAAATCCTCTGTCAGTTCTTCAG GTTTCTGGAAAACAGGAGCTAGAAAAATCTCTAATTGAGCTATTCACAGATACAACACTTCTTGAAGCTCGTCGTAGAGCTGCAAAGGAAGCAATTTGTATGTTGTCCAATGACATTGTTACAAATATATGGAGTTTGTTAAATTTTCATATTTTTAGTAGATTGTTTACTGAGATGAAGCCTCCTAATATCATAGCTAAGACTATGAAAAGTGAAACTTCATAA
- the LOC127096158 gene encoding probable 3-deoxy-D-manno-octulosonic acid transferase, mitochondrial isoform X4, whose protein sequence is MKSGLVAYKIYRALSYGVSPLIRLHLRWRRFRGLEHLQRWPERLGHPSQPRRPGHLVWFHAVSLGEGMIAIPVIKHCIQKMPHLNVLMTTTTLSAFEVLTNWLPNQVILQFSPVDTPDCISSFLHYWKPNAIVLMESELWPNLIMDASKNGSLFLPLISLMLSKFSLIVPLSTEQGLRFQLLQAPPYIINFSGDLKYVIEDIAVNECGKRNTENLRLQLSHKQVWMASSIHRGEEEIILGVHTVLMQLQTDIVTIIVPRHPQHGREIAKKLEKEGHNVVLRSQHERLKPETNIYVVDTLGELRQLYTLTPIAVIGGSFLPGLSGHNISEAAAAGCAILTGRHVGHFSHMVLEMQQTNPLSVLQVSGKQELEKSLIELFTDTTLLEARRRAAKEAICMLSNDIVTNIWSLLNFHIFSRLFTEMKPPNIIAKTMKSETS, encoded by the exons ATGAAGAGCGGTTTAGTAGCGTACAAGATATACAGAGCCCTAAGCTACGGTGTATCACCGCTAATCCGTCTCCACCTGCGGTGGCGCAGATTCCGAGGCCTGGAACATCTTCAAAGATGGCCGGAGCGGCTAGGCCACCCCTCTCAGCCTCGGCGCCCAGGTCATCTCGTATGGTTCCACGCCGTTTCATTGGGCGAAGGAATGATCGCAATTCCTGTAATCAAACACTGCATTCAGAAGATGCCTCACTTGAATGTGCTCATGACCACCACCACGCTCTCTGCATT TGAAGTACTGACCAACTGGCTTCCGAACCAAGTCATTTTACAG TTTTCGCCGGTTGATACACCTGATTGCATTAGTTCTTTCCTTCATTACTGGAAACCAAATGCGATTGTACTAATGGAAAGTGAACTCTGGCCAAATCTTATAATGGATGCTTCCAAAAATG GATCATTATTTCTTCCGTTGATTTCATTGATGTTATCCAAGTTTTCCTTGATTGTTCCTTTG AGTACAGAGCAGGGTCTCCGGTTTCAGCTTCTGCAAGCCCCTCCTTATATCATAAACTTCTCTGGTGATCTAAAGTATG TAATTGAAGACATTGCAGTCAATGAATGTGGCAAAAGAAATACAGAAAATCTAAGACTACAACTTTCTCACAAGCAGGTTTGGATGGCTTCTTCCATTCATAGGGGAGAAGAAGAAA TAATATTAGGAGTTCACACTGTCCTTATGCAGCTGCAAACTGATATTGTGACTATTATTGTTCCTCGGCATCCACAGCATGGACGAGAGATTGCCAAA AAATTGGAGAAAGAAGGACATAATGTAGTTCTGAGGTCACAACACGAGAGGTTAAAGCCAGAAACAAATATTTATGTGGTGGACACTTTGG GTGAATTAAGACAGTTGTACACATTAACACCAATAGCTGTAATTGGGGGTTCATTCCTCCCTGGTTTGTCTGGCCATAATATCTCAGAAGCTGCAGCAGCTGGCTGTGCTATTCTGACAG GTCGCCATGTTGGCCATTTCTCCCACATGGTACTGGAAATGCAACAAACAAATCCTCTGTCAGTTCTTCAG GTTTCTGGAAAACAGGAGCTAGAAAAATCTCTAATTGAGCTATTCACAGATACAACACTTCTTGAAGCTCGTCGTAGAGCTGCAAAGGAAGCAATTTGTATGTTGTCCAATGACATTGTTACAAATATATGGAGTTTGTTAAATTTTCATATTTTTAGTAGATTGTTTACTGAGATGAAGCCTCCTAATATCATAGCTAAGACTATGAAAAGTGAAACTTCATAA
- the LOC127096158 gene encoding probable 3-deoxy-D-manno-octulosonic acid transferase, mitochondrial isoform X2, which yields MKSGLVAYKIYRALSYGVSPLIRLHLRWRRFRGLEHLQRWPERLGHPSQPRRPGHLVWFHAVSLGEGMIAIPVIKHCIQKMPHLNVLMTTTTLSAFEVLTNWLPNQVILQFSPVDTPDCISSFLHYWKPNAIVLMESELWPNLIMDASKNGITLALLNARISEKSFNLWSGSLFLPLISLMLSKFSLIVPLSTEQGLRFQLLQAPPYIINFSGDLKYVIEDIAVNECGKRNTENLRLQLSHKQVWMASSIHRGEEEIILGVHTVLMQLQTDIVTIIVPRHPQHGREIAKKLEKEGHNVVLRSQHERLKPETNIYVVDTLGELRQLYTLTPIAVIGGSFLPGLSGHNISEAAAAGCAILTGRHVGHFSHMVLEMQQTNPLSVLQVSGKQELEKSLIELFTDTTLLEARRRAAKEAICMLSNDIVTNIWSLLNFHIFSRLFTEMKPPNIIAKTMKSETS from the exons ATGAAGAGCGGTTTAGTAGCGTACAAGATATACAGAGCCCTAAGCTACGGTGTATCACCGCTAATCCGTCTCCACCTGCGGTGGCGCAGATTCCGAGGCCTGGAACATCTTCAAAGATGGCCGGAGCGGCTAGGCCACCCCTCTCAGCCTCGGCGCCCAGGTCATCTCGTATGGTTCCACGCCGTTTCATTGGGCGAAGGAATGATCGCAATTCCTGTAATCAAACACTGCATTCAGAAGATGCCTCACTTGAATGTGCTCATGACCACCACCACGCTCTCTGCATT TGAAGTACTGACCAACTGGCTTCCGAACCAAGTCATTTTACAG TTTTCGCCGGTTGATACACCTGATTGCATTAGTTCTTTCCTTCATTACTGGAAACCAAATGCGATTGTACTAATGGAAAGTGAACTCTGGCCAAATCTTATAATGGATGCTTCCAAAAATGGT ATAACACTGGCACTGTTAAATGCTCGGATTTCTGAAAAATCCTTTAATCTTTGGTCAGGATCATTATTTCTTCCGTTGATTTCATTGATGTTATCCAAGTTTTCCTTGATTGTTCCTTTG AGTACAGAGCAGGGTCTCCGGTTTCAGCTTCTGCAAGCCCCTCCTTATATCATAAACTTCTCTGGTGATCTAAAGTATG TAATTGAAGACATTGCAGTCAATGAATGTGGCAAAAGAAATACAGAAAATCTAAGACTACAACTTTCTCACAAGCAGGTTTGGATGGCTTCTTCCATTCATAGGGGAGAAGAAGAAA TAATATTAGGAGTTCACACTGTCCTTATGCAGCTGCAAACTGATATTGTGACTATTATTGTTCCTCGGCATCCACAGCATGGACGAGAGATTGCCAAA AAATTGGAGAAAGAAGGACATAATGTAGTTCTGAGGTCACAACACGAGAGGTTAAAGCCAGAAACAAATATTTATGTGGTGGACACTTTGG GTGAATTAAGACAGTTGTACACATTAACACCAATAGCTGTAATTGGGGGTTCATTCCTCCCTGGTTTGTCTGGCCATAATATCTCAGAAGCTGCAGCAGCTGGCTGTGCTATTCTGACAG GTCGCCATGTTGGCCATTTCTCCCACATGGTACTGGAAATGCAACAAACAAATCCTCTGTCAGTTCTTCAG GTTTCTGGAAAACAGGAGCTAGAAAAATCTCTAATTGAGCTATTCACAGATACAACACTTCTTGAAGCTCGTCGTAGAGCTGCAAAGGAAGCAATTTGTATGTTGTCCAATGACATTGTTACAAATATATGGAGTTTGTTAAATTTTCATATTTTTAGTAGATTGTTTACTGAGATGAAGCCTCCTAATATCATAGCTAAGACTATGAAAAGTGAAACTTCATAA